A window from Triplophysa dalaica isolate WHDGS20190420 chromosome 3, ASM1584641v1, whole genome shotgun sequence encodes these proteins:
- the si:dkey-127k13.1 gene encoding PWWP domain-containing DNA repair factor 3B isoform X2 encodes MSSSDDNFTSHRRRNPHRNCRPIVEEPDKSHTSSSVDKVSVLHSNKKTADLHPARSRGLCKTRKDKQKPEAVSRIGSPERCVNGHLSPNSHEPELKKRLKPKQPAKTTKRSRKGRTKSDVEPCEKADVPSSDDVACFERLENSEPTASAESQKFGKTKRTCSRPPKNVSPGLSTRTALTPQKQKISRHTKNDRSPSPHTPKRLNVQPRPLLSSTPNLNTLNRADISCSPCHQDVSQSSPVKLSSTDVKPVRKCKTQRLLGAERPAGRRKRIVQERPGSSRPPKHSRKSESLSTESPQKEPSVETLPTTRTEELDPSMSSDLSIELSLQEELQPFYHSLSLQEEDQDNEEEELPSFLQDNKKPSSISEGLCVWCKLRKYPYWPAVVKSVNHKIKKASILFIDGYIIDQKRNKKGFSVSMRTLKPFNCEDYNLLVDIAKAKYGSALTWSLELISDYKIRIGCGSFVGSLIEYCAADISCPVRRKYTEGTSVLTFPSQEILSEENHNFDNSEDIILAEHDDLSKKVLPDRAKAARNRANVHLVDFIVNRRKVENRLLAVINGDESSQWIRALRKPTRQWVDVYLEDEEQVDKVYSYLKEVCDSSPHTNACLERIQADRISFILDVLLPEAIIHAIAGVHKLSLEKAEEKYRSGPCFSNRERQEFDMMIEQQMKLKETTLRRKQKE; translated from the exons ATGAGTTCCTCAGATGACAACTTCACTTCACATCGTCGAAGGAACCCTCACAGGAACTGTCGGCCCATTGTTGAAGAACCGGACAAATCCCACACATCTTCTTCAGTTGACAAAGTTTCCGTTTTGCATAGTAACAAAAAGACAGCAGATTTGCATCCTGCCAGATCACGTGGGTTATGCAAAACCAGGAAAGACAAGCAGAAACCTGAAGCAGTCAGTCGAATTGGCTCTCCTGAAAGATGCGTAAATGGACACTTGTCTCCAAATTCGCATGAACCTGAGCTGAAAAAACGTCTCAAACCCAAACAACCGGCAAAGACTACGAAACGATCTCGCAAGGGAAGAACGAAATCGGATGTTGAACCTTGTGAGAAAGCTGACGTTCCCTCTTCAGATGATGTCGCTTGTTTTGAAAGACTGGAAAATTCAGAACCCACTGCAAGCGCAGAATCACAAAAATTTGGGAAAACAAAACGGACATGCTCTCGGCCCCCTAAAAATGTTTCTCCAGGACTTTCCACACGCACTGCATTAACTCCTCAAAAGCAGAAAATCTCCCGTCACACTAAAAATGATCGAAGTCCCAGTCCACACACACCAAAACGCCTTAATGTCCAGCCCCGCCCTCTTCTAAGCTCCACACCAAACCTCAACACTCTAAATCGAGCAGACATAAGTTGCTCGCCGTGTCATCAGGACGTCTCACAGTCTAGTCCCGTAAAG CTGTCTTCCACAGACGTCAAGCCAGTAAGAAAGTGCAAAACCCAGAGGCTCCTGGGAGCGGAGAGACCAGCGGGACGCAGAAAAAGAATTGTCCAGGAGCGTCCAGGTTCATCTCGCCCACCAAAACACAGCAGGAAGAGTGAAAGCTTGTCAACAGAATCTCCTCAGAAGGAGCCCTCGGTTGAGACGCTGCCTACAACTAGAACGGAGGAACTGG ATCCGAGCATGTCCTCTGACCTATCCATCGAGCTGAGCCTGCAGGAGGAGCTCCAGCCATTCTATCACTCTCTGTCCCTGCAGGAGGAGGATCAGGATAATGAGGAGGAGGAGCTTCCCAGTTTCTTGCAGGACAACAAAA AGCCTTCCTCAATCTCGGAGGGACTTTGTGTGTGGTGTAAACTGAGGAAATACCCCTACTGGCCGGCAGTG GTTAAAAGTGTCAATCACAAAATCAAAAAGGCCAGCATCCTCTTTATTGATGGCTACATAATTGACCAGAAGAGAAACAAGAAAGG gTTTTCTGTGTCAATGCGGACCCTAAAGCCCTTTAACTGTGAAGACTATAACTTACTTGTG gaCATAGCAAAGGCAAAGTACGGCAGTGCATTAACCTGGTCTCTGGAGCTGATATCAGACTATAAAATTCGAATTG GTTGTGGCTCCTTCGTTGGTTCCCTTATAGAATACTGTGCTGCTGACATCA GTTGCCCAGTGAGGAGGAAATACACCGAGGGGACGTCTGTTTTGACCTTCCCCAGTCAAGAGATCCTGAGCGAAGAGAATCACAATTTCGATAATTCGGAGGACATCATTTTGGCAGAACACGATGATCTCTCAAAGAAAGTGCTGCCGGACCGAGCCAAAGCTGCGCGGAATCGCGCCAATGTCCACCTCGTTGACTTCATAGTCAATAGGCGAAAAGTCGAAAACCGCTTGCtg GCAGTAATCAATGGCGATGAATCATCTCAATGGATCCGAGCCCTCCGGAAGCCCACCCGGCAGTGGGTCGACGTCTACCTGGAAGACGAGGAGCAGGTGGATAAAGTGTATAGTTACCTGAAGGAGGTGTGTGACAGCTCTCCACATACAAACGCCTGTCTGGAGAGAATCCAGGCCGACCGGATcagttttattctggatgtgctTCTGCCTGAG GCAATTATCCACGCCATTGCTGGAGTCCACAAGCTTTCTCTGGAGAAAGCAGAGGAGAAATATCGCAGCGGGCCGTGCTTCAGTAACAG agaAAGACAAGAGTTCGACATGATGATTGAACAACAGATGAAGCTCAAAGAAACTACACTGCGTCgaaaacaaaaagaataa
- the si:dkey-127k13.1 gene encoding PWWP domain-containing DNA repair factor 3B isoform X1 has translation MSSSDDNFTSHRRRNPHRNCRPIVEEPDKSHTSSSVDKVSVLHSNKKTADLHPARSRGLCKTRKDKQKPEAVSRIGSPERCVNGHLSPNSHEPELKKRLKPKQPAKTTKRSRKGRTKSDVEPCEKADVPSSDDVACFERLENSEPTASAESQKFGKTKRTCSRPPKNVSPGLSTRTALTPQKQKISRHTKNDRSPSPHTPKRLNVQPRPLLSSTPNLNTLNRADISCSPCHQDVSQSSPVKLSSTDVKPVRKCKTQRLLGAERPAGRRKRIVQERPGSSRPPKHSRKSESLSTESPQKEPSVETLPTTRTEELADPSMSSDLSIELSLQEELQPFYHSLSLQEEDQDNEEEELPSFLQDNKKPSSISEGLCVWCKLRKYPYWPAVVKSVNHKIKKASILFIDGYIIDQKRNKKGFSVSMRTLKPFNCEDYNLLVDIAKAKYGSALTWSLELISDYKIRIGCGSFVGSLIEYCAADISCPVRRKYTEGTSVLTFPSQEILSEENHNFDNSEDIILAEHDDLSKKVLPDRAKAARNRANVHLVDFIVNRRKVENRLLAVINGDESSQWIRALRKPTRQWVDVYLEDEEQVDKVYSYLKEVCDSSPHTNACLERIQADRISFILDVLLPEAIIHAIAGVHKLSLEKAEEKYRSGPCFSNRERQEFDMMIEQQMKLKETTLRRKQKE, from the exons ATGAGTTCCTCAGATGACAACTTCACTTCACATCGTCGAAGGAACCCTCACAGGAACTGTCGGCCCATTGTTGAAGAACCGGACAAATCCCACACATCTTCTTCAGTTGACAAAGTTTCCGTTTTGCATAGTAACAAAAAGACAGCAGATTTGCATCCTGCCAGATCACGTGGGTTATGCAAAACCAGGAAAGACAAGCAGAAACCTGAAGCAGTCAGTCGAATTGGCTCTCCTGAAAGATGCGTAAATGGACACTTGTCTCCAAATTCGCATGAACCTGAGCTGAAAAAACGTCTCAAACCCAAACAACCGGCAAAGACTACGAAACGATCTCGCAAGGGAAGAACGAAATCGGATGTTGAACCTTGTGAGAAAGCTGACGTTCCCTCTTCAGATGATGTCGCTTGTTTTGAAAGACTGGAAAATTCAGAACCCACTGCAAGCGCAGAATCACAAAAATTTGGGAAAACAAAACGGACATGCTCTCGGCCCCCTAAAAATGTTTCTCCAGGACTTTCCACACGCACTGCATTAACTCCTCAAAAGCAGAAAATCTCCCGTCACACTAAAAATGATCGAAGTCCCAGTCCACACACACCAAAACGCCTTAATGTCCAGCCCCGCCCTCTTCTAAGCTCCACACCAAACCTCAACACTCTAAATCGAGCAGACATAAGTTGCTCGCCGTGTCATCAGGACGTCTCACAGTCTAGTCCCGTAAAG CTGTCTTCCACAGACGTCAAGCCAGTAAGAAAGTGCAAAACCCAGAGGCTCCTGGGAGCGGAGAGACCAGCGGGACGCAGAAAAAGAATTGTCCAGGAGCGTCCAGGTTCATCTCGCCCACCAAAACACAGCAGGAAGAGTGAAAGCTTGTCAACAGAATCTCCTCAGAAGGAGCCCTCGGTTGAGACGCTGCCTACAACTAGAACGGAGGAACTGG CAGATCCGAGCATGTCCTCTGACCTATCCATCGAGCTGAGCCTGCAGGAGGAGCTCCAGCCATTCTATCACTCTCTGTCCCTGCAGGAGGAGGATCAGGATAATGAGGAGGAGGAGCTTCCCAGTTTCTTGCAGGACAACAAAA AGCCTTCCTCAATCTCGGAGGGACTTTGTGTGTGGTGTAAACTGAGGAAATACCCCTACTGGCCGGCAGTG GTTAAAAGTGTCAATCACAAAATCAAAAAGGCCAGCATCCTCTTTATTGATGGCTACATAATTGACCAGAAGAGAAACAAGAAAGG gTTTTCTGTGTCAATGCGGACCCTAAAGCCCTTTAACTGTGAAGACTATAACTTACTTGTG gaCATAGCAAAGGCAAAGTACGGCAGTGCATTAACCTGGTCTCTGGAGCTGATATCAGACTATAAAATTCGAATTG GTTGTGGCTCCTTCGTTGGTTCCCTTATAGAATACTGTGCTGCTGACATCA GTTGCCCAGTGAGGAGGAAATACACCGAGGGGACGTCTGTTTTGACCTTCCCCAGTCAAGAGATCCTGAGCGAAGAGAATCACAATTTCGATAATTCGGAGGACATCATTTTGGCAGAACACGATGATCTCTCAAAGAAAGTGCTGCCGGACCGAGCCAAAGCTGCGCGGAATCGCGCCAATGTCCACCTCGTTGACTTCATAGTCAATAGGCGAAAAGTCGAAAACCGCTTGCtg GCAGTAATCAATGGCGATGAATCATCTCAATGGATCCGAGCCCTCCGGAAGCCCACCCGGCAGTGGGTCGACGTCTACCTGGAAGACGAGGAGCAGGTGGATAAAGTGTATAGTTACCTGAAGGAGGTGTGTGACAGCTCTCCACATACAAACGCCTGTCTGGAGAGAATCCAGGCCGACCGGATcagttttattctggatgtgctTCTGCCTGAG GCAATTATCCACGCCATTGCTGGAGTCCACAAGCTTTCTCTGGAGAAAGCAGAGGAGAAATATCGCAGCGGGCCGTGCTTCAGTAACAG agaAAGACAAGAGTTCGACATGATGATTGAACAACAGATGAAGCTCAAAGAAACTACACTGCGTCgaaaacaaaaagaataa
- the dapk3 gene encoding death-associated protein kinase 3 — translation MAGFRQEDVELFYVMGEELGSGQFAIVRKCKEKSSGTEYAAKFIKKRRLSSSRRGVSREEIEREVNILREIQHSNIITLHDIFENKTDVILILELVSGGELFDFLAEKESLTEEEATQFLKQILDGVHYLHSKRIAHFDLKPENIMLLDKNVPNPRIKLIDFGIAHQIKDGNEFKNIFGTPEFVAPEIVNYEPLGLEADMWSIGVITYILLSGASPFLGETKQETLTNISAVNYDFDEEYFSNTSELAKDFIRRLLVKDPKKRMTITDSLQHPWIKVIKRRNVRPESENKPERRRLKTTRLKEYTIKSHSSMPPNNTYINFERFSMVMEEIAVAEDGLRELEKNQRSCREDVAALLSIYEEKESWYKEENESIATDLNHIKLELQKAQTLRRQSQEDARAAMLSANALKRKFSRLENRFEVLAEQMGSEVRWVEELVRSISAENDARSTGMA, via the exons ATGGCTGGCTTCAGACAGGAGGATGTGGAGCTTTTCTACGTAATGGGAGAGGAGTTAGGAAG TGGACAGTTTGCCATCGTGCGCAAATGTAAAGAAAAGAGCTCTGGAACAGAATACGCTGCCAAGTTTATCAAGAAGAGACGGCTGTCTTCCAGCCGACGGGGCGTGAGCAGAGAGGAGATCGAGCGAGAGGTGAACATCCTCCGAGAGATCCAGCACAGCAACATCATCACCCTCCACGACATCTTTGAGAACAAGACGGATGTGATCCTGATCCTTGAGCTGGTGTCTGGAGGGGAACTCTTTGACTTCCTGGCTGAGAAGGAGTCGCTGACGGAGGAAGAGGCCACACAGTTTCTCAAGCAGATCCTGGATGGAGTGCACTACCTCCACTCCAAACGCATAGCGCACTTTGACCTGAAG CCTGAGAACATAATGCTGCTGGATAAGAACGTTCCAAACCCCAGAATTAAGCTGATAGATTTTGGAATTGCGCATCAGATTAAAGATGgaaatgaatttaaaaacatctttggAACACCTGAGTTTGTCG CGCCGGAAATTGTAAATTATGAGCCCCTTGGTTTAGAGGCAGACATGTG GAGCATTGGTGTTATCACATATATACT TTTGAGTGGTGCTTCTCCATTTCTTGGTGAGACCAAACAAGAAACGCTCACCAACATCTCAGCTGTCAACTATGACTTTGATGAAGAGTACTTCAGCAACACGAGCGAGCTTGCTAAGGACTTCATTCGCCGACTGCTGGTCAAGGATCCTAA GAAGAGAATGACCATTACTGACAGTCTCCAGCATCCCTGGATCAAG GTCATTAAGAGGCGTAACGTGAGGCCAGAGAGCGAGAACAAGCCAGAGCGCAGACGTCTGAAGACCACACGTCTCAAAGAGTACACCATTAAATCCCACTCCAGCATGCCTCCCAACAACACCTACATCAACTTCGAGCGCTTCTCCATGGTCATGGAGGAGATAGCTGTGGCCGAGGACGGCCTGCGAGAGCTTGAGAAGAACCAGCGCTCCTGCAGGGAAGATGTGGCCGCTCTGCTCTCCATCTACGAGGAGAAGGAGAGCTGGTACAAAGAGGAAAACGAGAGCATCGCCACAGATCTCAATCACATCAAACTGGAGCTGCAGAAAGCGCAAACCCTGCGCAGACAGAGCCAAGAAGACGCCCGCGCCGCCATGCTGTCGGCCAACGCCCTCAAACGCAAGTTTAGCCGGCTAGAGAACCGATTCGAGGTCCTGGCTGAGCAGATGGGCTCCGAGGTGCGCTGGGTGGAAGAGCTGGTGCGCTCGATTTCTGCTGAGAACGACGCTCGCAGCACCGGCATGGCATGA
- the sppl2 gene encoding signal peptide peptidase-like 2 isoform X1, with amino-acid sequence MRFLSSLLWAALLVEQVLGEYGMAHFSDLGKNEGKDYCIFFNSQWARLPQDLSKATRLQTYDLTSSVLCSPSDVPEGGFPNTIPMVMRGNCTFYEKVRLAQINGAKGLLIVSKDRLTPPSGNKTQYEEIGIPVALLSYKDMLDIIKKFGEKRQVAMYAPHEPVVDYNMVIIFLMAVGTVAVGGYWAGSRDIKKRYLKHKRDDSAEKNDEEIVDVTPIMICVFVVMCCSMLVLLYFFYDQLVYMTIATFCLASAVGLYSCLWPFVRRLPFGKCRIPENNLPYCHKRPQVRMLLLSAFCIGVSVTWGVFRNEDQWAWVLQDTLGIAFCLYMLKTIRLPTFKACTMLLVVLFIYDVFFVFITPLLTKSGESIMMEVATGPSDSSTHEKLPMVLKVPRLNPSPLVLCDRPFSLLGFGDILVPGLLVAYCHRFDILMQTSRIYFLACTFGYGIGLLITFVALALMQMGQPALLYLVPCTLLTSLAVALWRKELPLFWTGSGFVPPPIVMEPINCTRTAQSTDEPQLNPEQPDTDTTDQCEDPPPSAQDELPHLTGAATT; translated from the exons ATGAGGTTTTTGTCAAGTCTCCTTTGGGCAGCTCTTTTGGTTGAACAG GTATTGGGTGAATATGGTATGGCACATTTCAGTGACTTGGGTAAAAACGAAGGCAAAGATTACTGCATTTTCTTCAACTCTCAATGGGCTCGACTACCTCAGGACCTCAGTAAAGCA acacGCCTGCAGACATATGATCTCACCAGTTCTGTGCTCTGCTCGCCCTCGGATGTTCCTGAGGGTGGCTTTCCAAACACCATCCCAATGGTGATGAGAGGAAACTGTACTTTCTATGAGAAAGTCAGATTGGCACAGATTAACGGTGCCAAGGGACTTCTGATCGTCAGCAAAGATAGACTG ACGCCACCCTCAGGCAACAAGACCCAGTATGAAGAGATCGGAATCCCAGTGGCTTTGCTCAGCTATAAAGACATGCTGGACATCATTAAG aagtttgGGGAGAAGAGGCAGGTTGCCATGTATGCGCCTCATGAACCAGTGGTGGACTATAACATGGTGATCATCTTTCTGATGGCAGTGGGCACTGTGGCTGTTGGAGGATATTGGGCCGGCAGCAGAGATATTAAGAA ACGTTATCTGAAGCACAAGAGAGACGACAGTGCCGAGAAAAACGATGAGGAGATTGTTGACGTCACCCCCATcatgatttgtgtgtttgtggtcaTGTGCTGCTCGATGCTGGTGCTCTTGTACTTCTTTTATGATCAATTGG TGTATATGACAATAGCCACATTCTGTTTGGCGTCTGCTGTCGGTCTGTACAGTTGTCTCTGGCCGTTTGTTCGAAGACTACCCTTCGGGAAATGCAG GATACCTGAGAATAACCTGCCGTACTGTCACAAGCGGCCGCAGGTGCGAATGCTGCTTCTTTCAGCCTTCTGTATCGGAGTCAGTGTGACTTGGGGAGTTTTCCGCAATGAAGACCA GTGGGCGTGGGTGCTTCAGGATACGCTAGGCATTGCTTTCTGTCTCTACATGCTAAAAACAATACGACTGCCCACTTTCAAG GCTTGCACTATGCTGCTGGTCGTCCTGTTTATCtatgatgtattttttgttttcataacacCGCTCTTAACTAAG AGTGGTGAAAGTATCATGATGGAGGTGGCGACTGGACCCTCTGATTCCTCTACACATGAGAAG CTTCCAATGGTGCTGAAAGTGCCCAGGCTAAACCCTTCTCCTCTAGTCCTGTGTGACAGACCCTTCTCTCTGCTGGGATTCGGGGATATCTTGGTACCAG GTTTGCTTGTAGCGTACTGTCACAGATTTGACATTCTCATGCAAACATCTAGAATCTATTTCCTGGCCTGCACTTTTG GTTACGGCATCGGTCTGCTCATCACATTCGTGGCTTTGGCTCTGATGCAGATGGGCCAGCCCGCCCTCTTGTACCTGGTGCCCTGTACTCTCCTCACCAGCCTCGCGGTGGCGCTGTGGCGCAAGGAGCTGCCGTTGTTCTGGACAGGAAGTGGATTTGTG CCTCCTCCCATCGTCATGGAACCAATAAACTGTACTCGAACCGCACAGTCCACAGATGAGCCGCAGTTGAACCCTGAGCAGCCGGACACTGATACCACAGATCAGTGTGAGGATCCTCCTCCATCAGCTCAAGATGAACTTCCACATCTGACCGGTGCAGCTACTACTTAA
- the sppl2 gene encoding signal peptide peptidase-like 2 isoform X2 has protein sequence MRFLSSLLWAALLVEQVLGEYGMAHFSDLGKNEGKDYCIFFNSQWARLPQDLSKATRLQTYDLTSSVLCSPSDVPEGGFPNTIPMVMRGNCTFYEKVRLAQINGAKGLLIVSKDRLTPPSGNKTQYEEIGIPVALLSYKDMLDIIKFGEKRQVAMYAPHEPVVDYNMVIIFLMAVGTVAVGGYWAGSRDIKKRYLKHKRDDSAEKNDEEIVDVTPIMICVFVVMCCSMLVLLYFFYDQLVYMTIATFCLASAVGLYSCLWPFVRRLPFGKCRIPENNLPYCHKRPQVRMLLLSAFCIGVSVTWGVFRNEDQWAWVLQDTLGIAFCLYMLKTIRLPTFKACTMLLVVLFIYDVFFVFITPLLTKSGESIMMEVATGPSDSSTHEKLPMVLKVPRLNPSPLVLCDRPFSLLGFGDILVPGLLVAYCHRFDILMQTSRIYFLACTFGYGIGLLITFVALALMQMGQPALLYLVPCTLLTSLAVALWRKELPLFWTGSGFVPPPIVMEPINCTRTAQSTDEPQLNPEQPDTDTTDQCEDPPPSAQDELPHLTGAATT, from the exons ATGAGGTTTTTGTCAAGTCTCCTTTGGGCAGCTCTTTTGGTTGAACAG GTATTGGGTGAATATGGTATGGCACATTTCAGTGACTTGGGTAAAAACGAAGGCAAAGATTACTGCATTTTCTTCAACTCTCAATGGGCTCGACTACCTCAGGACCTCAGTAAAGCA acacGCCTGCAGACATATGATCTCACCAGTTCTGTGCTCTGCTCGCCCTCGGATGTTCCTGAGGGTGGCTTTCCAAACACCATCCCAATGGTGATGAGAGGAAACTGTACTTTCTATGAGAAAGTCAGATTGGCACAGATTAACGGTGCCAAGGGACTTCTGATCGTCAGCAAAGATAGACTG ACGCCACCCTCAGGCAACAAGACCCAGTATGAAGAGATCGGAATCCCAGTGGCTTTGCTCAGCTATAAAGACATGCTGGACATCATTAAG tttgGGGAGAAGAGGCAGGTTGCCATGTATGCGCCTCATGAACCAGTGGTGGACTATAACATGGTGATCATCTTTCTGATGGCAGTGGGCACTGTGGCTGTTGGAGGATATTGGGCCGGCAGCAGAGATATTAAGAA ACGTTATCTGAAGCACAAGAGAGACGACAGTGCCGAGAAAAACGATGAGGAGATTGTTGACGTCACCCCCATcatgatttgtgtgtttgtggtcaTGTGCTGCTCGATGCTGGTGCTCTTGTACTTCTTTTATGATCAATTGG TGTATATGACAATAGCCACATTCTGTTTGGCGTCTGCTGTCGGTCTGTACAGTTGTCTCTGGCCGTTTGTTCGAAGACTACCCTTCGGGAAATGCAG GATACCTGAGAATAACCTGCCGTACTGTCACAAGCGGCCGCAGGTGCGAATGCTGCTTCTTTCAGCCTTCTGTATCGGAGTCAGTGTGACTTGGGGAGTTTTCCGCAATGAAGACCA GTGGGCGTGGGTGCTTCAGGATACGCTAGGCATTGCTTTCTGTCTCTACATGCTAAAAACAATACGACTGCCCACTTTCAAG GCTTGCACTATGCTGCTGGTCGTCCTGTTTATCtatgatgtattttttgttttcataacacCGCTCTTAACTAAG AGTGGTGAAAGTATCATGATGGAGGTGGCGACTGGACCCTCTGATTCCTCTACACATGAGAAG CTTCCAATGGTGCTGAAAGTGCCCAGGCTAAACCCTTCTCCTCTAGTCCTGTGTGACAGACCCTTCTCTCTGCTGGGATTCGGGGATATCTTGGTACCAG GTTTGCTTGTAGCGTACTGTCACAGATTTGACATTCTCATGCAAACATCTAGAATCTATTTCCTGGCCTGCACTTTTG GTTACGGCATCGGTCTGCTCATCACATTCGTGGCTTTGGCTCTGATGCAGATGGGCCAGCCCGCCCTCTTGTACCTGGTGCCCTGTACTCTCCTCACCAGCCTCGCGGTGGCGCTGTGGCGCAAGGAGCTGCCGTTGTTCTGGACAGGAAGTGGATTTGTG CCTCCTCCCATCGTCATGGAACCAATAAACTGTACTCGAACCGCACAGTCCACAGATGAGCCGCAGTTGAACCCTGAGCAGCCGGACACTGATACCACAGATCAGTGTGAGGATCCTCCTCCATCAGCTCAAGATGAACTTCCACATCTGACCGGTGCAGCTACTACTTAA
- the LOC130418447 gene encoding gastrula zinc finger protein XlCGF7.1-like: MEVKETSVRPHCGNGFESEEQLVKDIRIRTGKKPFTCPQCEKHFSSQGRLTAHMKTHNGERPYTCDECGKSFRNKIHLDIHTRIHTGERPYLCVKCGNSFTQKKCLVVHMRVHTGERPYTCVQCGKSFTDKRNLNTHIRVHTAERPYTCVQCGKSFTQKNNLDVHMRSHTGERPYTCSQCGKSFTDKRNLDAHMRIHTGERPYVCVHCVKSFTQKKCLDVHMTTHTGERPYTCPQCGKSFKLKYILHAHMKTHTGEKPYKCVQCEKSFRYKRNLVNHMKVHTKEHPHTCTETEK, from the coding sequence ATGGAAGTGAAAGAAACATCAGTACGTCCTCATTGTGGAAATGGATTTGAAAGTGAAGAGCAGCTTGTGAAGGACATAAGAATCCGCACTGGAAAAAAGCCTTTCACCTGCCCTCAGTgtgaaaaacatttctcaagCCAAGGACGACTTACTGCTCACATGAAAACTCACAACGGAGAGCGTCCATACACATGTGatgagtgtggaaagagtttcagaaaTAAAATCCATCTTGATATCCACACGAGAATTCATactggagagcgtccatacttgtgtgttaaatgtggaaacagtttcacacaaaaaaaatgtcttgttgtccacatgagagttcacactggagagcgacCATAcacgtgtgttcagtgtggaaagagtttcacagaTAAAAGAAATCTTAATACCCACATTAGAGTTCATACTGCAGAGCGTCCatacacatgtgttcagtgtggaaagagcttcacacaaaaaaacaatcttGATGTCCACATGAGAAGTCATACTGGAGAACGACCATACACCTGTTCTCAGTGTGGTAAGAGTTTCACAGATAAAAGAAATCTTGATgcccacatgagaattcacactggagagcgtccatacgtgtgtgttcactgtgtaaagagtttcacacaaaaaaaatgtcttgatgTCCACATGACAACTCATACTGGAGAACGCCCGTACActtgtcctcagtgtggaaagagtttcaaactTAAATATATTCTTCATGCTCACATGAAAACTCACACCGGGGAAAAGCCATACAAATGTGtacagtgtgaaaagagttttagATACAAAAGAAATCTTGTGAACCACATGAAGGTTCACACTAAAGAACATCCACACACCTGTACAGAAACAGAAAAGTAG